ATCGCCCTTGCCGTCATCCATTCGGCAATTAATACATGTACTGTTTAAAAAGAACGAAGTCTGATGACCCTGCCATGAGTTTGCCTCCTGTGCGTCTGCCAACTCCATACCTCATCCATCCGATCATACATCTGCGCCTCTCAGCCCCATTCCTTCCCAATTTGCCTCACCCTCTGCGCCTCCTACCCCTGCCCAATGGCGGTTCCATCTTTCCCCCCTCGcgccgccctctctctctccactgcATCTCCTCCCTCCATCCCAGACTTGCTTTGACCTGCGGCTACTCCACTCGGCTTCAGTTTCTCCGACGACTCGCGACGCGCACGTGCATGGGGGGCTACGtgccggcggtggagggcggcggccggggacgaAGCGCTTGTCGTCTCCACCATCGCCGCCTTCTCCGCGGTCATCGCCCTCGCTGTCATCCATTCGGCAATTAATACAGGTGGATTGATCGATCGATATCGTCGTTGAATGCGAGCAATGTGGATCTTGCGTGGGTGTTCGTCGTGGTTGCTGACGGCGGTGGGTGGTGTTTCTTGCCAGGCGTACGACGACGCGCTGCTGGGGCACCATCTGGAGCCGACGCCGTGCCGCCGTGGCACCCGTTCCCGCACGACAAGGGCCGGCCGTCGGGGCAAGGCCCTGTGGTGCGCGCCCTCCGTCGCCTGCCTGCCGCCGCTGTCGCTGCCTCGGATGCCGCCGGACGCGGGAAACAATGCCTCTCCGTCGTCGTCGGGGCCGCCAGGCGGCAAGCCGCCGCCACATAAGTGCCCGACCTACTTCACGGCCATCCTCTGCGACCGTACGCCGTGGCGCCGCACGGCCACCGGCAAGTTCGTGACCCGCGTGCTCCTCCTTCGCCCTCGCTCCGTGCCCCTGCTTCCTCACCCCAGCGCACATGCTCTCGAGGGCCACGTCCGAAACCGTTGGCGAGGGCCGGCGGATCCAGCTGCTGCGAAGGAAGGCGcggtaccgccgccgccgttggagGTCGGGGCGGCCTATGCCGCCCGCTCTCCGGCCCTGCCGCCGCACCGGGGATGCTCAAGGTCGGGACACCTCGGTCGCGCCGTCCCCGACCGCCCGACGGTTCCCCGGCGGCGCGGTCGTGCCATCCCTGATGCTCCAGCCATTCCACCGTGCAGTTGGCTGATCTGCGGTTCAAGGTATACTACTTCAATCCTACTGTATCGAGTGCGGTTCAAGGTATACTACTTCAATCCTACTGCATCGAGTAAAACATGGCTGCTGCTTTTAACTGAAATCTACGATCTGGACTTTTGCAAGGATGTGCGATGGACCGCCATGCCGTCCATGGGAGCAATTGGTACGAGCAGATGCGGACCAGGTTAGGGTAGTCCAATTGGAATTTGCTTGTTACCTGAAATTCTGAATCCATTTAAGGTGTCCGATTTTCTCCGCTTGTTCATTTGTTGGAGGTAGTGGGAAGTAGTAAACAAGCTGCACCTGCACATCACCCGTACCAATGTGGGGTGCTTTTTTTTTATGCTTCAGGCCTTCAAGTTTTGTGCCCAAATTGTTTGGTGATTTTGCTCACTGGTTTCAGCTAAGAGGATGGAGGTCAAACGGTTTCAACAACGGTTTCAGCTAAAAACCCCAATGTCGGATTTTTCTCTCCACTATCTATTATGTCATTTCTTAGTTAACTTCCTGCAAACAGTGCCATGATAATATAAGTGCTTAAAGTTTTTGTCTTGTTATATATATGATTTATGAACCAGCAAATACTCAGCAATGGAGGCATAGTGAAACTCAAACAGAGGAGAAAACAACTAATAAACGGTTTCTAAAATCCAAGGGAATCCAGATCTGTTGGTATTCTTGATGCTTCTTCAGATTCCAAAATTATATGGATTCAGTGCGTTTTATGTTCTATATGATGCTGCACATAATTACCATTTGTATTTAGTGCTTAGTTCTTGTTATGTGACTAATATAAGTACAAGATAATTGGTTGAATATCATAATATATTAAAGATAAGAGGTACAGCAAGCCTGTCAAGGTGTCACAAAAAGGTACAAGGCTAACAGGCTACTTCTGAAATGATAGAACATCATGCTGaccctctcctttttttttagtTGTATTAATCATGAAGCATTGTACAGGAATACTATGTTCGTTTGCTAATAACCTCTTTTTTTGCTGATTGTCAGTGTGTTCTGGCTAGCTAGGTTGTTTGTTCATTTGAGTTTCTTGGAGTGTTCAAAATACAGGTAACAAGTTTTGGGATTTGTAAAGCATGCACtataaattctgaaatttctgaATATAAATGTGTGATGAACTGAAGATTTCATTCATATATGGCTGCTTGGGATTTAACATTAATAGTTCAAATCTGTTTAATTGAAGCTGTGCAgttcatggagatggagatactGAGTGTTCATTTTTTACAAATCGCCACTGTCCAGAATAGAGAGGAGACGGCGACAGCACGCACGTGGCAGCATGAGCGATGGTTGACACTTTGTCAACCGTTCCCTCCGCATTTTGCTCCCCCGTCCCCTCCGCCCCACCATGCCCACTCGCAGCGGTGCTCCTCGCTGCTCACTTCCCCTCCTCGCCACGCTTTGCCCTCACCCTCCGCGCCAGCATTCACCGAGGGCATCAAGCAGCCGCTATCGGGCCCAGATGCGTCGCTGCTCAAGATTGACGAGCAACATGGTGGACCCGGCAAGCGGCAACCAGGACAGGTGCACTGTCCGCCAATGCTCGAGATACTGCCGTCGCGCAAGAGATGCCGAAGTACTATGTTGTACAGCTTGGCACTGCCGTCCCTCCTCGCCGAAGGCAGCAGCAAGCAGCGTGCAGGGTGTGGTCATGCCCATGAGGGCAGTGGCGCAAGGAGCAGGCATCCCGTCCTCTCTTCCTCCACTCGGAGCAAATATCTAGAGGTAAAGAACTATCTGCAAATTTAGGTGTTTCGCTCCCTCTCTATCGCGTTCTTTCCCTCCCTGCCTTCTTCAGATTCTTGGTCTCAGCATCCAGTACTTGGTACCAAATATTTAGATTGTAGATGTATTCACGAGACACCATTATGATTTCCCCCTATCCACTACAACGTATTCTTTATATGATGAGTTAGCTTTTTGTTGCAAGACTAATGATCTATTGTATTTTTGTTATGCAAAATTCTTTTTGCATTTATTAGGTTGCGGGCATTTTAGTTAGTTTAACCATGCATCCATCTTATTTTATTCTGGTAGCAGGGTGCATTCAGCGAGAAGCTCTGTTAATGGCGAATTGAAGTGCAAATTGATAGCTCCAATCTTGAGGTCCTCAAAAAAGAAGATTTGAATATTATTATGTGGTAACCTGAAATCTGATTGAAAATTTGAATCATCAAATGCAATTTTTTAATGTGCTGattctttcttcattgcatttGCTTAATTGCAGCTGTTTAAGTGTTGAAACGGCATTCTATAAAGGCTATTGCAATGGAATGTTAATTTGGATCTACTCGTCGCTTTTTCCAAGTTGTATTGGTTCCCATATGAACGTTAGTAGGGGATTTTTAAGGAAGAACATGGTAAAATATTGTTTAATGAGTTACGGTGGTTTTCTGTTCTTTCTCTGAACTAGATTAGTTGGCCTTTTCAGTTTGAGTGCTAACTTGACTTCAATTTTCTGCATATAGACtcatttatttgcttctctGTGCCTTAGTTTGATGGCCATATTCTGCCTGGGCTTTGCTTATTAATGCCAGGCATGGAGCTCCTTTGGCTTGTCCTACAAAGGTTGCAGATTCGAAAGTGGACCCGGACAGTGGAAACGAAGTGGTGCTGTTCATCAACAGCATGCAATTGATAAAACTCCTTTATTTGGTGAGGAATAAACCAAAATTCCAATGGTACCAGTCTAGCATATTAATGTGGTATTAATTGAAATGCATTGTCATAAAAGAATTAAGAGATTATACTTCTCGATCTAAATTGGAATTTAGGAGTAGGGATTCCTGAAAATGGTTCTTATTCTTAACTTTTTTTATCTTTGAATTCAGAGTGTAGTTTAATGGCAACCTCCTGAGTATCCTTCTTATTACAGTTGTAGATTTCCGGGACATATGCtcttaatatatattttttctattcATCAGTGTTACGTTCATTGCTGACTTTCTTTGATGGAGTGATGTATATCTTTGTCTGCTTCCATTTGATAGGCAAACGACACCAAATCTGGAGAAGTCATATCTGTGTTGTGTTCCTCTTCATCAGCTTTAAGAGGTCAGTACTTGTTGAACCTCTTCTAAAGGTAGTTAACTATTATGCTATTTTTACTGGATATTTATGTGAAGTGAATAATCTTGATTTCCTATATTGATGTTGTTTTTTCAGGCAAAGAGATCTTTAGCATAGACCCAGATAATAGGGGCATGCGAgggtcattttttttttgttttttagaaATCAAATAGTTCTTTTTATACTGATAGACATTTATTTTTACATTATTTTAGTAGCATGAAGTATCTCAACTCTACGATATTTTATCCGATTCACTCATTTTTGAAGAGTGATTAATTTGTTTGATTCAAAATGCAGTTCTTTGTGAAAGACTACTGAACATAGgcaacaacaataacaacatagccttttgtcccaaacgagttggggtaggctagagatgaaacccaaaagacacaaaggtcactgttcaggcacgttgatagctagtctccaagcgctcctatccaaaactaCCTCTTCagaaatattccaatccttaaggtctctcttaaccgactcgtcccaagtcaatttaggtctacctctacccctctttaccttatcgacacgctttagaaccccactacgcaccggcacctcaggaggcctccgttggataTGTCCAAACCATTTCAActgatgctgggtaagtttctcctcaattggtgccacccctacccttacccgaataacttcgttccggattcttttccttcttgtgtgcccgcaaaaccaccgcaacatccgcatctctgctacactcagttgctgaacatgtcgcctttttataggccaacattcagcaccgtataacatcgccgggcgaatggctgtcctatagaacttaccttttagcttttgtggcaccctcctgtcacaGAGGACGCCAGAAGCTTGAcgtcatttcaaccagccagctgagattctatgcctaacatcttcatcaatgtcgccatccttttgtagcatcgatcctaaataccgaaaagtattcttctgggccaccacttgcccatcgagaCTAACATCTCCACCCTCATgtctagtcgcgctgaaattgcacatcatgtactcggtcttggtcctactaagcttgaaccctttcgactctaacgtacgtctacacagctctaacttcctattaacctctgccctactctcgtcaactagcacccaATCATCAgtaaagagcatacaccaagggatatcaccttgtatgtccTTTGTGACCTCATTCATcaccaaagcaaataaataagggctcaatgctcacccctgatgtaggcctatgttaataggaaagtcggTGGTgtcgccatcacatgtccggacaaacgtcatcGCATCCTTATACATATTCTTGATGAGGGTATTGTCATACGCCTTCTCGAGGTTAATAAacaccatgtgcaagtccttcttctgctccctataactctccatcaattgtcgtattaagaaaatcgcctccatggtcgacctaccaggcatgaacccaaactaattttgggtcacacttgtctcTCTTCTTAGGcggtgctcgataaccctctcccattGCTTCAGCGTATGGCTCATCAACTTAATTCCctggtagttagtacaactctgAACAtctcccttgtttttgaagatcggtactaatatacttctccttcGTTCTTCAGGCattttgtttgaccgaaaaatgaggttAAAAAGGTTAGTTAACCAAACAATCGCTCTGTCAcataggcatctccacacctcaatgggaataccatcagggcccattgctttacctcccttcatcctcttcaaagcctccccaaTCTctgcctcctgaattctcctcacgaAGCGCCTGTTGGTagcgtcaaaagagtcatctaactcaagggtaggccCCTcattctccccattaaacaactt
The genomic region above belongs to Panicum virgatum strain AP13 chromosome 8N, P.virgatum_v5, whole genome shotgun sequence and contains:
- the LOC120686035 gene encoding uncharacterized protein LOC120686035, which codes for MRAMWILRGCSSWLLTAVGGVSCQAYDDALLGHHLEPTPCRRGTRSRTTRAGRRGKALWCAPSVACLPPLSLPRMPPDAGNNASPSSSGPPGGKPPPHKCPTYFTAILCDRTPWRRTATGKFVTRVLLLRPRSVPLLPHPSAHALEGHVRNRWRGPADPAAAKEGAVPPPPLEVGAAYAARSPALPPHRGCSRSGHLGRAVPDRPTVPRRRGRAIPDAPAIPPCSWLICGSRYTTSILLYRVRFKDVRWTAMPSMGAIGTSRCGPAKRMEVKRFQQRFQLKTPIVFWLARLFVHLSFLECSKYSCAVHGDGDTECSFFTNRHCPE